In a single window of the Methanolobus psychrophilus R15 genome:
- the ychF gene encoding translation-associated GTPase, producing MSMTIGLAGKPNAGKSTFFKAATMADVEIANYPFTTIHANRGVTYVRAQCPCVARPKSCGHCVEGIRYVPIELIDVAGLVPDAHLGKGLGNTFLDDLRQAQAIIHVIDASGGTDIEGNPIDIGSHDPLEDIDFLNREVTMWMFGILKRNWEKLSRKIQAEGLKIEKVLADQLAGAGVDEYQVICSLSECRLDHSHIKWTDEDLISLCDVMRMISKPTMIAANKEDIAPEKFVSNLKALDQIVVPTSAAAEIVLKSASKGGAIKYNSGDDDFVILKENLTPAQKKGLESVRLLLKKTGGTGVQECINRAVFELLGLIIVYPVEDEGKWSDKNDRVLPDAFLMKKGSTAHDLAYKIHSDIGDRFLYAVDAKTKMRLGEKHELNNGDVVKIVSTAK from the coding sequence ATGTCAATGACCATAGGACTTGCAGGAAAACCCAATGCGGGAAAATCCACATTCTTCAAGGCCGCCACAATGGCGGACGTGGAGATAGCGAATTATCCGTTCACCACCATCCACGCCAACCGCGGAGTCACCTATGTACGTGCGCAATGTCCCTGTGTCGCACGGCCCAAAAGCTGCGGACACTGTGTTGAAGGCATCCGCTACGTACCCATAGAACTTATCGATGTTGCAGGACTCGTGCCGGACGCCCATCTGGGCAAGGGGCTTGGTAACACATTCCTGGACGACCTGAGGCAGGCGCAGGCCATCATCCACGTGATCGACGCATCAGGAGGCACCGATATCGAAGGCAATCCCATAGACATCGGAAGCCATGACCCCCTGGAAGATATCGACTTCCTGAACCGCGAGGTAACCATGTGGATGTTCGGCATCCTCAAACGCAACTGGGAAAAGCTGTCACGCAAGATCCAGGCCGAAGGGCTCAAGATCGAGAAAGTACTCGCCGACCAGCTTGCAGGCGCAGGAGTGGACGAATACCAGGTCATATGCTCACTTTCAGAGTGCAGGCTTGACCACAGCCACATCAAATGGACCGACGAAGACCTCATCAGCCTCTGTGACGTCATGCGCATGATCAGCAAGCCCACGATGATCGCAGCCAACAAAGAGGACATAGCACCGGAGAAGTTTGTCAGCAACCTCAAGGCACTGGACCAGATAGTAGTCCCTACAAGCGCTGCCGCTGAGATAGTACTCAAATCCGCATCAAAAGGCGGAGCCATAAAATACAACTCAGGGGATGACGACTTCGTCATACTCAAGGAAAATCTCACACCAGCGCAGAAAAAAGGCCTGGAAAGCGTGCGCTTGCTCCTCAAAAAGACAGGCGGCACAGGCGTCCAGGAATGTATCAACAGAGCTGTGTTCGAACTGCTCGGACTCATAATCGTATATCCCGTGGAAGATGAAGGAAAGTGGTCAGATAAGAATGACAGGGTGCTTCCGGATGCATTCCTCATGAAGAAAGGCTCAACAGCCCATGACCTTGCCTATAAGATACACTCGGACATAGGCGACAGGTTCCTCTACGCAGTCGATGCGAAGACCAAGATGCGCCTTGGGGAAAAACACGAGCTTAACAACGGCGATGTCGTAAAGATAGTTTCCACTGCAAAATGA
- a CDS encoding 3,4-dihydroxy-2-butanone 4-phosphate synthase, protein MSSVTNGYSENISKAIEALQNGRMILLFDLEGREAETDFTIPAKSVTSADVKWMRKDAGGLICVALDPQASEKLGLPFMADILRDASQRSDSLNNIVEKGGDLKYDSRSSFSIWVNHRDTRTGIPDNDRALTINKLGEIVDRALDGEIPDFGKEFRTPGHVATLRAARNLVHERMGQTELSIALAKIAGITPAMVVCEMLDDNTGRALSKQDAIAYGENQDLVFVEGEEVVKAYDLWLSRA, encoded by the coding sequence ATGAGTTCGGTTACAAACGGATACAGCGAAAATATAAGCAAGGCTATCGAAGCCTTGCAAAATGGCAGAATGATACTTCTTTTCGATCTGGAAGGGCGTGAGGCTGAGACCGACTTCACAATCCCTGCAAAATCTGTCACCTCGGCTGATGTGAAGTGGATGCGCAAGGATGCAGGCGGCCTTATATGTGTGGCCCTTGACCCGCAGGCTTCCGAAAAGCTGGGCCTGCCTTTCATGGCGGATATCCTTCGCGATGCAAGCCAGCGCAGTGATTCCCTGAACAACATCGTGGAAAAGGGCGGAGACCTCAAATACGATTCACGCTCCTCATTTTCAATCTGGGTCAATCACAGGGACACCCGCACAGGCATCCCTGACAACGACAGGGCACTGACCATCAACAAACTGGGAGAGATAGTCGACAGGGCCCTTGATGGAGAAATTCCTGATTTCGGAAAAGAGTTCCGCACACCAGGACATGTTGCAACCCTGCGTGCAGCAAGGAATCTTGTCCATGAACGCATGGGACAGACCGAACTATCCATTGCTCTTGCAAAGATCGCAGGCATAACTCCAGCCATGGTTGTATGCGAGATGCTTGACGATAATACCGGACGTGCGCTTTCAAAGCAAGATGCCATTGCTTATGGAGAGAACCAGGATCTGGTGTTTGTCGAAGGCGAGGAAGTCGTTAAGGCTTATGATCTGTGGCTGAGCAGGGCCTAA
- a CDS encoding beta-lactamase domain protein — protein sequence MVPMRITLLGTGDATGTPVIGCNCPTCQDGHRGGRSQRTRSAILVESDKGAVLIDTGPDLRTQMLKNNIGRIDGVIWTHGHYDHFAGFAEFHRVQYNVDVYGLGETLDYIFEYLKFMHPKRHNIPLYKPFNLIGLEFTLFEVVHPPAKKPVGVIIRHAGKKVVITGDCQRNIPQKSMQHIMNPDLLIADAIVPPTVGVKKHMNTDEAMDLARETGAKDVVFTHLSHFFKPHGEAVEDYPLAHDGMVFEL from the coding sequence ATGGTGCCCATGAGAATAACGCTTCTGGGCACAGGCGATGCTACAGGGACACCTGTTATCGGATGCAACTGCCCGACATGCCAGGATGGACATCGGGGAGGGAGAAGTCAGAGGACCAGATCTGCAATACTGGTCGAGTCTGACAAGGGCGCGGTCCTGATAGATACCGGTCCCGACCTTCGCACCCAGATGCTGAAAAACAATATAGGACGTATCGATGGCGTAATATGGACACACGGCCACTATGACCACTTTGCAGGCTTTGCCGAGTTCCACAGGGTACAGTACAATGTGGATGTCTATGGATTAGGGGAAACCCTTGATTACATTTTCGAGTACCTGAAATTCATGCATCCCAAAAGGCACAATATACCATTGTATAAGCCTTTTAATCTGATAGGACTGGAATTCACACTCTTTGAAGTGGTGCACCCGCCTGCAAAAAAGCCGGTGGGGGTTATCATCAGACATGCAGGGAAGAAAGTAGTCATTACGGGGGATTGCCAAAGGAACATACCACAGAAAAGCATGCAGCACATCATGAACCCAGACCTCCTTATAGCAGATGCGATAGTACCTCCCACTGTCGGGGTCAAAAAACACATGAACACCGACGAAGCAATGGACCTTGCCCGGGAGACTGGAGCAAAGGATGTGGTGTTCACGCATCTGAGCCATTTCTTTAAACCACATGGTGAGGCCGTAGAGGACTATCCTCTGGCCCATGACGGAATGGTCTTTGAACTATAG
- a CDS encoding undecaprenyl pyrophosphate synthetase, translating into MNIITSFYEKYLLGQITRTSAKVPEHVSLVLSETDLLHPGGFGKLRDYISWCTQLDIRITSIYVDVLDTEEQLRTEMMRQLTQKLSEVLSKMPPGVGFEIYTADGELSVRRDGTELLVYISVGFGGRKEVTKAVLSVLSDVKEGRISPSDITEATIESRLKVKHEPDIFIRSGGKHLSDFLIWQAVYSELYFTDVNWRNMRKLDILRIIRDFQKRQRRFGR; encoded by the coding sequence ATGAACATCATCACCTCTTTCTACGAGAAGTACCTCCTGGGGCAGATAACCAGAACCTCGGCAAAAGTACCGGAACATGTGTCCCTGGTACTTTCCGAGACTGACCTCCTTCATCCGGGAGGCTTTGGAAAGCTCAGGGACTACATATCTTGGTGCACGCAGCTTGACATCAGGATCACAAGTATCTATGTGGATGTGCTTGATACGGAAGAGCAACTCCGGACAGAGATGATGAGACAGCTCACACAAAAACTCTCCGAAGTGCTGTCAAAAATGCCTCCGGGAGTCGGTTTTGAGATTTACACCGCCGATGGTGAACTCAGTGTCAGAAGAGATGGCACAGAACTGCTGGTGTACATCTCAGTGGGATTTGGAGGGCGAAAAGAGGTCACTAAAGCTGTACTGTCCGTCCTTTCGGATGTGAAGGAAGGCAGGATATCGCCTTCAGATATCACGGAAGCAACCATCGAATCCCGGCTGAAGGTAAAGCACGAGCCGGACATATTCATCCGTTCCGGCGGCAAGCACCTGTCAGATTTCCTGATCTGGCAGGCAGTGTATTCAGAGCTCTATTTTACGGACGTTAACTGGCGTAACATGAGGAAATTAGACATCCTGAGAATAATCAGGGACTTCCAGAAAAGACAGAGGCGGTTTGGCAGGTAA
- a CDS encoding ABC transporter, ATPase subunit encodes MRMIQCVSPLTSGSLDIFGMDAMSRPREIKSHIGVVPQENNLDMDFTVYENLLVFSRYFDIPRDEAERRANELLEFVHLEDKKDTMTESLSGGMKRRLILARALINRPEMLILDEPTVGLDPQARHMIWDKLRSLKKQGVTIVLTSHYLDEVEKLCDRLVVMDYGKILVEGSPAQVIEKYVGSGIVEAEHNPELIQCLEKKEANYEVIGDLVHIYTDNPKQIAEYLTMECSLTKLSARPATLEDVFLKLTGRRLRE; translated from the coding sequence ATGCGCATGATCCAGTGTGTCTCTCCTCTTACATCAGGAAGCCTGGATATATTCGGGATGGATGCCATGTCGCGTCCCAGGGAAATAAAATCCCATATAGGCGTGGTTCCCCAGGAGAACAATCTCGATATGGATTTTACAGTGTATGAGAACCTCCTTGTGTTCTCAAGGTATTTTGACATACCCCGTGATGAAGCTGAAAGAAGGGCCAATGAACTGCTGGAATTCGTCCACCTGGAAGACAAGAAGGATACAATGACCGAGAGCCTCTCCGGAGGCATGAAACGCCGTCTTATCCTTGCCCGCGCACTTATAAATCGTCCTGAAATGCTTATACTCGATGAACCTACGGTGGGTCTTGATCCCCAAGCACGCCATATGATCTGGGACAAGCTCCGCTCCCTCAAGAAGCAGGGAGTGACAATAGTACTGACCTCACACTATCTTGACGAAGTAGAGAAGCTATGTGACAGGCTGGTTGTGATGGACTATGGTAAGATCCTTGTGGAAGGCAGCCCTGCGCAGGTCATTGAGAAATATGTGGGTTCAGGCATTGTGGAAGCTGAGCACAATCCGGAACTTATCCAGTGCCTGGAGAAGAAGGAGGCCAACTATGAGGTCATAGGTGACCTTGTGCATATCTACACCGACAACCCTAAACAGATAGCAGAGTACTTGACAATGGAGTGCTCCCTTACAAAGCTGAGCGCAAGGCCGGCAACCCTTGAAGACGTCTTTCTCAAGCTTACCGGCAGGAGGCTCCGGGAATGA
- a CDS encoding ribosomal-protein-alanine acetyltransferase, giving the protein MIRRVTLADVPFLVEVEELSFDVPWPDFLFKAHLNNPGFVVYEREGNILGYAMVGDSKGKAHLQNIAVHPQFRRQGIGTKLLEWCIDLVKLYGYRVMVLEVRQKNTSSQAFYTNHGFKKSGTVAGYYLDDDAIIMTRKI; this is encoded by the coding sequence ATGATACGCAGGGTGACCTTAGCCGATGTTCCTTTTTTAGTGGAGGTCGAGGAACTGTCTTTTGATGTGCCATGGCCTGACTTTCTTTTCAAGGCCCATCTTAACAATCCGGGCTTTGTGGTATACGAGCGGGAAGGCAATATCCTGGGCTATGCTATGGTTGGTGATTCCAAAGGGAAGGCTCATCTCCAGAACATTGCCGTACACCCTCAGTTTCGCAGGCAGGGCATTGGTACGAAGCTCCTTGAGTGGTGCATAGATCTTGTTAAGCTATATGGATATCGCGTGATGGTTCTGGAGGTTCGGCAAAAGAACACAAGCTCACAGGCTTTTTACACAAACCACGGCTTTAAAAAAAGTGGCACCGTTGCAGGTTACTATCTTGATGACGATGCGATCATTATGACCAGGAAAATATGA
- a CDS encoding AAA ATPase central domain-containing protein: MSDTTSDIIELLLTAQIYNKYLELDVNDLPKNIRKYYWSREQRTVPKPIRVKTLDIEKMFEISKVNGMLNSLPFVSIDDMEFSVKITALEVGADWFQKKEDAMDKIAQNPTLAYYYEKKHVQGADYGTAKSKARPKEVDREWIESLIMDIQKEEGGEDMVKLAEISAPEDIRQTLKEFILTPAQEEDVKKIVKAIQYREYLKRIGLYDVGKILMVGPPGTGKTSLAKAMSEHLAIPFVEVRLSMITDQYLGETAKNIDRVFALAKRLSPCILFIDEFDFIAKTRSSDEHAALKRAVNTLLKAIDGISLTNDGVLLLAATNHPKMLDSAAWRRFDDIMQFPLPDTDMRKKILDIVMKEIQGEFDTHEVASLTHGYSGSDLRMIIRECVLSALMTERMELTQKDLISAVAKFDERAVLKTNEYDATM; this comes from the coding sequence ATGTCCGATACAACGTCTGATATCATTGAACTGCTGCTTACTGCACAAATATATAACAAGTACCTGGAACTGGATGTAAATGACCTCCCCAAGAACATCCGTAAATATTACTGGAGCAGGGAGCAGAGAACGGTCCCAAAACCCATCAGGGTGAAAACACTGGATATTGAAAAGATGTTTGAGATCAGCAAGGTCAATGGCATGCTGAACTCACTGCCATTCGTCAGTATAGACGACATGGAATTCTCGGTGAAGATCACAGCCCTTGAAGTAGGAGCGGACTGGTTCCAGAAAAAGGAAGATGCAATGGATAAGATCGCCCAGAATCCCACTCTTGCTTATTACTACGAAAAGAAACATGTCCAGGGTGCAGATTATGGTACCGCCAAGTCTAAGGCTCGACCCAAGGAAGTTGACAGGGAATGGATAGAATCCCTCATAATGGACATACAGAAGGAAGAGGGTGGCGAGGACATGGTAAAACTTGCCGAGATAAGCGCTCCCGAAGACATCAGGCAGACACTTAAGGAATTCATCCTTACGCCTGCCCAGGAAGAAGATGTCAAAAAAATAGTCAAGGCTATCCAATACAGGGAATATCTGAAACGTATCGGCCTTTATGATGTGGGCAAGATCCTCATGGTCGGGCCACCGGGGACCGGAAAAACTTCACTTGCAAAGGCAATGTCAGAGCATCTTGCCATCCCCTTTGTGGAAGTGCGGCTGTCCATGATAACCGACCAGTACCTAGGTGAGACTGCCAAGAACATCGACAGAGTGTTCGCACTTGCAAAAAGATTAAGCCCCTGCATACTTTTCATTGACGAGTTCGACTTTATCGCAAAGACCCGCTCTTCAGATGAGCACGCTGCCCTTAAGAGAGCTGTCAACACGTTGCTCAAGGCCATAGATGGCATCAGCCTTACAAATGACGGTGTGCTCTTGCTGGCTGCGACCAACCATCCCAAAATGCTTGATTCGGCTGCATGGAGGCGCTTTGACGACATTATGCAATTCCCGCTTCCTGACACGGACATGCGCAAGAAGATACTTGACATCGTTATGAAAGAGATCCAGGGGGAATTTGACACACACGAGGTCGCATCCCTCACACATGGCTACAGCGGCTCCGATCTTCGCATGATCATCCGGGAATGTGTGCTCAGTGCGCTGATGACCGAGCGCATGGAGCTTACACAGAAAGACCTGATCAGTGCTGTTGCAAAGTTTGACGAGCGAGCTGTGCTGAAGACCAACGAATACGATGCTACGATGTAA
- a CDS encoding beta-Ig-H3/fasciclin, which yields MAELNNLIDTARKKGSFLTLVKAAEVLELTGKYSKEGPYTVFAPVESAFEAIPAEVINESFEDHPYLLGIINYHIVKGKYTTNDLQSLTSLETVSGKVLKITSNGGFKIDTAKIIEADIECTNGIIHAIDEILIP from the coding sequence ATGGCTGAATTGAATAACCTGATAGATACCGCCAGAAAGAAAGGTTCATTCTTAACCCTTGTTAAAGCTGCTGAGGTGCTTGAACTTACTGGAAAGTACAGTAAGGAAGGACCATATACGGTGTTTGCACCTGTAGAGTCGGCTTTTGAAGCAATCCCTGCCGAAGTGATTAACGAATCATTTGAGGACCATCCGTATCTGCTGGGAATAATCAATTATCATATTGTGAAGGGGAAATACACAACAAATGACCTGCAGAGCCTTACTTCGCTTGAGACTGTTAGCGGAAAGGTACTAAAGATAACATCAAACGGCGGATTCAAAATTGATACCGCGAAAATAATAGAAGCAGATATCGAGTGCACTAACGGCATCATCCATGCGATCGATGAGATACTTATACCCTAA
- a CDS encoding ABC transporter, inner membrane subunit, translating to MRISEYFILPKVSSMSYKVWQRNKDVFMKNIKLNFLPPFLEPLLYLAALGFGLGRFVEDIDGVPYANFIAPALIAISVMYASFFECSYSSYVRMYYQKTFDAIIATPVTIEDVIAGELLWGATRSMINAAVMIPVIALFGLIDIRYALLIIPFAFLGGLLFAAIGMCFTAVTPNIMSINYPVLLFITPMFLFSGTFFPLSALPLPVQYFAIAFLPLTHIVNGIRLIGYGTLEPVLLFDLAWIIVVCAVLLLVSINMMKKRLIV from the coding sequence ATGAGGATTTCCGAGTATTTCATTCTCCCCAAAGTCAGCTCCATGTCCTACAAGGTCTGGCAGCGCAACAAGGACGTTTTTATGAAGAACATCAAGCTGAACTTCCTTCCTCCTTTCCTTGAGCCTCTGCTCTACCTGGCGGCTCTTGGATTCGGGCTTGGCAGGTTTGTCGAGGACATCGACGGCGTGCCATATGCAAATTTCATCGCTCCTGCACTCATAGCTATTTCCGTGATGTACGCATCGTTCTTTGAATGCAGTTACAGTTCCTATGTGCGTATGTACTACCAGAAGACTTTCGATGCTATTATCGCAACTCCTGTGACTATTGAAGATGTGATTGCCGGAGAGTTGCTCTGGGGCGCTACCAGGAGCATGATCAATGCGGCGGTGATGATACCTGTGATAGCACTGTTTGGCCTGATAGATATAAGGTATGCACTGTTGATAATACCCTTCGCCTTCCTGGGAGGCCTGCTCTTTGCGGCAATAGGCATGTGTTTCACCGCAGTTACTCCCAACATAATGTCTATCAATTATCCTGTACTGCTTTTTATCACTCCTATGTTCCTGTTCAGCGGTACTTTCTTCCCCCTCAGCGCACTGCCTCTGCCCGTGCAGTATTTTGCCATCGCCTTCCTTCCGCTTACGCACATAGTCAACGGTATCCGCCTGATCGGGTACGGGACACTTGAGCCTGTGCTCCTGTTTGATCTAGCATGGATCATAGTTGTCTGTGCAGTCCTGCTCCTGGTGTCAATAAATATGATGAAGAAGAGACTTATCGTTTGA